A window of the Fusarium poae strain DAOMC 252244 chromosome 3, whole genome shotgun sequence genome harbors these coding sequences:
- a CDS encoding hypothetical protein (SECRETED:SignalP(1-18)), with product MQCQIGWLITLFFALAAAQSYSYGVDVDSLTRRQDTGRIVVKPLPQTRNGTVPLRPEIREMQSDRYKWDLYILSMSMLQDVDQDDPASWYQIAGIHGVPFEAWNGVEAAPGANQSGYCAHNSVLFPMWHRPYLTLFEQELYRMANVIAGMFPNGTDRQAYIAAARDFRMPYWNWAMPAPEGESHLPDIFWNETISQNGPRGVQEIHNPLYSYQFHPKNATAMIWAPLRDWNETKRAPNSTEPDADDQEEPTSDNEQVNRALLSKLPEIQRRLSTLFSSYKDFNSFGSKAWAFSNNSTLDSLESVHDIIHIFGGLQGHMTFVPLSSFDPLFLLHHTMTDRLVAIWQTMNPDSWVTPLPAGENSFTVIKGEMQDSQSPLTPFLSSDDGTFWNSDTSRTTEAFGYAYADTDLTGKQKEDVRQELQKKVTEWWGGGSVSLLAANEQTATTEWVAEVRLSVLHDHAFTFVYFFLGDPLGSQENWLSAQNNIGSALVSGSSNRTAVVGVHLTSEKMRGLQAEEMSEKLQFRIVENGKLVDPIEVYLHVDIVGDDGSRIKLCG from the exons ATGCAGTGCCAAATCGGTTGGCTGATCACGCTCTTTTTCGCGCTTGCGGCAGCGCAAAGCTATTCCTACGGCGTCGACGTCGACTCACTCACTCGCAGGCAAGACACTGGCCGAATTGTCGTCAAACCCCTTCCACAAACTCGCAATGGCACTGTTCCCTTGAGGCCTGAGATCCGGGAGATGCAAAGCGATCGGTACAAATGGGACCTTTACATCCTCTCCATGAGTATGTTGCAGGATGTCGATCAGGATGATCCTGCGTCGTGGTACCAGATCGCCG GAATTCACGGAGTCCCTTTTGAAGCATGGAATGGGGTTGAGGCTGCTCCAGGAGCTAACCAGTCCGGTTACTGCGCTCACAATTCCGTTCTTTTTCCAATGTGGCATCGGCCATACTTGACTCTTTTTGAG CAAGAACTATATCGAATGGCCAACGTCATTGCCGGGATGTTTCCTAACGGGACCGATAGACAGGCATATATAGCTGCAGCACGAGACTTTCGGATGCCATATTGGAACTGGGCAATGCCTGCTCCAGAGGGAGAGTCGCATCTTCCTGATATTTTCTGGAACGAAACTATCTCTCAAAATGGACCCAGGGGAGTTCAGGAGATACATAACCCTCTTTACTCTTACCAGTTTCATCCCAAGAACGCAACGGCCATGATATGGGCCCCT TTGAGAGACTGGAACGAGACAAAGAGGGCTCCAAACTCTACCGAACCCGACGCCGACGACCAGGAGGAACCGACATCCGATAACGAACAAGTCAATCGGGCTCTTCTCTCAAAACTCCCTGAGATTCAACGGCGCCTTTCGACACTCTTCTCCAGTTACAAAGATTTTAACAGTTTCGGTAGCAAGGCTTGGGCTTTCTCAAACAATTCGACTTTGGACTCACTCGAGTCGGTTCACGACATTATCCATATCTTCGGCGGGCTCCAAGGACATATGACATTTGTTCCCCTGTCTTCGTTCGATCCACTGTTCCTACTTCATCACACTATGACAGATCGACTCGTCGCGATATGGCAAACTATGAATCCAGACTCATGGGTGACTCCCTTACCCGCCGGGGAAAACAGCTTCACGGTTATTAAAGGCGAGATGCAAGATTCTCAGTCACCCTTAACCCCATTCTTGTCCTCTGATGATGGCACTTTCTGGAATTCGGATACCTCCAGGACTACAGAAGCCTTTGGTTACGCATATGCCGACACGGATCTGACAGGGAAGCAGAAAGAAGATGTCCGACAAGAATTACAAAAGAAGGTGACAGAGTGGTGGGGAGGCGGTTCTGTATCGCTTTTGGCTGCCAACGAGCAGACTGCGACTACAGAGTGGGTGGCCGAGGTGCGGTTGAGTGTACTGCACGATCATGCCTTTACCTTTGTCTACTTCTTTCTAGGCGATCCCTTGGGTAGCCAGGAGAATTGGCTATCTGCGCAAAACAATATCGGCAGTGCTTTGGTTTCGGGTAGCTCAAACAGGACCGCTGTGGTAGGGGTACATTTGACATCTGAAAAGATGAGAGGTTTGCAAGCCGAAGAGATGTCTGAGAAACTACAGTTCCGTATAGTCGAGAACGGAAAGCTGGTTGATCCCATCGAAGTGTACTTACACGTAGATATTGTCGGCGATGATGGATCAAGGATTAAGTTATGTGGTTAG
- the ACR2 gene encoding DNA-directed RNA polymerase I subunit RPA2 (BUSCO:1307at5125) yields MAPTATDTEWDHQFNTLRRENLFRNPPTDHSAYPALQIAVNPHIESFNAIFRDDGEPSLLTHAIADIGTKTFLDGDDRAPSDGKNTLTVRYKDVFLQKPQVPPSNKLARNRQVFPAECRERHATYRGRLSATLEYRINGGDPVEFTREFGQVPVMIKSNRCHLEGLSPALLVQRKEEAEELGGYFIVNGIEKVIRMLQMNKRNFPMAINRPSFQNRGAGYTPYGIILRALRPDETSQTNVLHYLNDGNMTFRFSWRKNEYLVPVMMILKALIETNDREIFEGLIGPAGSKAAGNTFLTDRIELLLRTYKSYNLYSKSETRAFLGEKFRVVLGVPDTMTNYEVGTEFLRKIVLVHLGNVDVTEEQDNEKYKLLLFMIRKLYALVAGECAVDNPDAVQNQEILLGGFLYGQILKERLDEFLSVNVRASLREYLRRNPGIPFTSEEFRKEFPNNIFRKANENLGNALEYFMSTGNLQSQSGLDLQQTAGFTVVAEKLNFTRFISHFRMVHRGAFFAQLKTTAVRKLLPESWGFLCPVHTPDGSPCGLLVHLAAKCLIQTSHADVSHITTLAAELGIVDASTASTDENVVVMLDGKILGYCTPKESIRIADCLRYWKVEGTHGVPLELEIGYVPPSRGGSYPGIYMASTPARLVRPVKYLPLQKQDLVGPYEQPYMSIAVVPEEIESGTSTHVEFDPTNILSILANMTPFSNFNQSPRNIYQCQMSKQTMGTPSTASMYRTDNKIYQITTGQSPVVRSPRHNEYGYDNFPNGFNAVVAVISYTGYDMDDATILNKSAHERGFGHGTIYKTKKISLKDDSRTKATKSVTKAFGFAPHSYVSAQYQGMLDDDGLPHVGRLIQEGDVICAWHTVTPDYNGKLVNLDGITHYEKYKDSEDGFVQEVRLLGAESGNEILQAISVKFRIPRSPIVGDKFSSRHGQKGVASQKWPTMDLPFSETGISPDIIINPHAFPSRMTIGQFVESLAGKAGALHGLAQDSTPFKFDEQNTAGDYFGHQLMKAGYNYHGNEPMYSGITGEELHADIYIGVVYYQRLRHMVNDKYQVRTTGPVVPTTGQPIKGRKRGGGIRVGEMERDALLAHGTAFLLQDRLLNCSDYSKSWICRRCGSFLSVQPTVSQFAQGKKKAPSIVRCRACAIKLDDSEGIDLTEISGEMWEDGHGNSWVGGDQTTQVVVPGALKYLDVELAAMGVKLKYRVDRNDEPRKGPMKPMALDGVRVGK; encoded by the exons ATGGCACCCACGGCCACCGACACCGAGTGGGATCACCAGTTCAACACTCTGCGCCGTGAAAACCTCTTCCGAAACCCTCCCACGGATCACAGCGCCTATCCCGCACTTCAAATAGCCGTTAACCCTCACATCGAGTCCTTCAATGCTATCTTTCGTGACGATGGCGAGCCTAGTCTGTTGACGCATGCCATAGCCGACATTGGCACCAAAACTTTCCTCGATGGCGATGACCGCGCCCCTTCAGATGGGAAGAACACCCTCACTGTTCGATACAAGGACGTCTTCCTACAGAAGCCTCAGGTCCCCCCTTCTAATAAGCTGGCCCGGAACCGCCAGGTTTTCCCCGCCGAGTGCAGAGAGCGTCATGCCACATACCGGGGAAGACTCTCGGCCACCCTCGAGTACCGCATCAACGGCGGTGACCCAGTCGAATTCACCCGAGAATTCGGCCAGGTTCCTGTCATGATCAAG TCAAACAGATGTCATCTCGAGGGCCTCTCACCCGCGCTCCTCGTccagagaaaagaagaggccgaggagcTTGGAGGCTATTTTATTGTGAACGGTATCGAGAAAGTCATTCGAATGCTGCAGATGAATAAGCGAAACTTCCCCATGGCCATCAACCGACCCAGTTTCCAGAACCGTGGTGCTGGTTATACTCCCTATGGTATTATTCTCCGTGCACTCCGTCCCGACGAGACCTCTCAGACCAACGTTCTTCACTACCTCAACGACGGCAACATGACCTTCCGTTTCTCCTGGCGCAAGAACGAGTACCTTGTCCCTGTTATGATGATTCTCAAGGCCTTGATTGAGACCAACGACCGCGAAATCTTTGAGGGATTGATTGGTCCTGCTGGTTCCAAGGCAGCCGGAAATACCTTCCTGACGGACCGAATTGAGCTTCTGCTACGCACGTACAAGTCCTACAACCTTTACAGCAAGTCAGAGACAAGGGCCTTCTTGGGTGAGAAGTTCCGAGTCGTTCTTGGAGTTCCGGACACTATGACCAATTATGAGGTCGGTACTGAGTTTTTGCGCAAAATTGTTCTGGTTCACCTCGGCAACGTTGATGTCAccgaagaacaagacaacgAGAAGTAcaagcttcttctcttcatgaTTCGAAAGCTGTACGCTCTTGTCGCCGGAGAGTGCGCTGTCGACAACCCTGATGCTGTTCAAAACCAGGAGATTCTGCTTGGTGGTTTCCTTTACGGACAAATCCTCAAGGAAAGACTCGACGAGTTCCTCAGCGTCAACGTCCGCGCATCTCTACGAGAATACCTCCGAAGGAACCCCGGCATTCCATTTACTTCTGAGGAATTCCGCAAGGAGTTTCCTAACAACATTTTCCGCAAGGCCAATGAAAACCTGGGCAATGCGCTGGAATATTTCATGTCAACTGGTAATTTGCAGAGTCAGTCAGGTCTCGACTTGCAACAAACAGCCGGTTTCACAGTCGTGGCCGAAAAGCTGAACTTCACGCGATTCATTAGTCATTTCCGTATGGTCCATCGTGGCGCCTTCTTCGCCCAATTGAAGACAACAGCCGTACGAAAGCTGCTTCCAGAGTCGTGGGGTTTCTTGTGTCCCGTCCACACCCCTGATGGTTCTCCATGTGGATTGCTCGTCCATCTTGCTGCGAAATGTTTGATTCAAACATCACATGCCGACGTATCCCACATCACCACTCTTGCTGCCGAGCTTGGAATTGTTGATGCCTCGACTGCTTCAACTGATGAGAACGTTGTTGTAATGCTTGACGGCAAGATTCTTGGATACTGTACTCCCAAAGAGTCTATCAGAATTGCTGATTGCCTTCGATACTGGAAGGTGGAGGGTACCCACGGAGTTCCCCTTGAACTCGAAATCGGCTACGTACCTCCCTCCAGGGGTGGATCTTATCCCGGTATCTACATGGCTTCCACGCCTGCGAGACTGGTGCGCCCTGTAAAGTACCTTCCTCTGCAGAAGCAGGATCTTGTCGGACCATATGAACAGCCTTATATGTCTATAGCTGTTGTACCAGAGGAAATTGAGTCCGGCACGTCAACCCATGTGGAGTTTGACCCTACCAACATTTTGTCAATTCTTGCCAACATGACCCCTTTTTCGAATTTCAACCAGTCTCCA CGCAATATCTACCAG TGCCAAATGTCAAAGCAAACGATGGGAACGCCTAGTACTGCTTCGATGTATCGAACTGACAACAAAATATATCAAATTACCACAGGGCAAAGCCCAGTCGTTCGTTCGCCTCGGCATAA TGAATATGGCTATGACAACTTCCCGAACGGCTTCAACGCCGTTGTGGCTGTCATATCCTATACTGGATACGACATGGACGATGCTACAATTCTCAATAAGAGCGCTCACGAGCGAGGTTTTGGCCATGGCACTATCTacaagacgaagaagatCTCACTTAAGGACGACTCTCGAACAAAAGCTACCAAGAGCGTCACCAAGGCCTTTGGGTTTGCGCCTCATAGTTACGTGAGTGCCCAGTACCAGGGCATGTTGGACGACGACGGTTTGCCCCATGTTGGTCGTCTGATCCAGGAGGGAGACGTCATCTGCGCCTGGCACACTGTAACTCCCGATTACAATGGTAAACTTGTGAACCTCGACGGCATTACTCATTACGAGAAGTACAAGGACTCGGAAGACGGTTTCGTGCAAGAGGTCAGATTACTGGGGGCCGAATCAGGCAACGAAATCTTGCAAGCCATCTCTGTCAAATTCCGAATTCCTCGATCCCCCATTGTTGGTGATAAGTTCTCGTCACGACACGGACAGAAGGGTGTTGCCTCACAAAAGTGGCCAACAATGGATCTGCCATTCTCCGAGACCGGTATCTCTCctgatattattattaacccGCACGCATTTCCGTCCCGGATGACCATCGGCCA GTTCGTTGAGTCGCTAGCAGGCAAGGCTGGTGCACTGCATGGTCTCGCCCAAGACTCCACACCTTTCAAGTTTGACGAGCAAAACACCGCCGGAGATTACTTTGGCCACCAGTTGATGAAGGCCGGATATAACTACCACGGCAACGAGCCCATGTACTCAGGTATAACTGGAGAGGAGCTTCATGCGGACATCTACATCGGAGTCGTTTACTACCAGCGGCTGCGCCACATGGTCAACGACAAATATCAG GTGCGAACTACAGGTCCTGTCGTGCCCACGACTGGCCAACCCATTAAGGGTCGAAAGAGAGGTGGTGGTATTCGTGTGGGAGAAATGGAGCGTGATGCTCTTTTGGCACACGGAACTGCATTCCTGCTCCAGGATCGTTTGCTTAACTGTTCCGATTACTCTAAATCGTGGATCTGCCGCCGATGTGGTTCGTTCCTTTCTGTACAACCCACAGTGTCACAGTTTGCACAAGGCAAAAAGAAGGCCCCAAGCATCGTACGTTGCCGCGCTTGCGCAATCAAGCTGGATGACTCGGAGGGCATCGACCTTACCGAGATCTCTGGGGAGATGTGGGAAGATGGTCACGGCAACTCCTGGGTTGGTGGCGACCAAACTACGCAGGTCGTTGTGCCTGGTGCGCTCAAGTATCTGGACGTGGAGCTTGCTGCAATGGGTGTCAAGCTCAAGTACCGCGTGGACCGTAACGATGAGCCTAGAAAGGGTCCCATGAAACCTATGGCATTGGATGGCGTTCGGGTTGGAAAATAG
- a CDS encoding hypothetical protein (BUSCO:38440at5125): MIANPSLQHHHSHDSSSSYRSGSRSRHSTTPRAQRTAELVDFNSNHSSTTWSPATATVSVSTLESTSTPASAGHETTHVSATGGASRFPSPPPSSSPAAATGPAYADDAKSSSMASDARDSGPLGHATRSGSVSHTPAAQQPSPASDDFQISNPAYPLSGAPSQPPEQTVIHIRDLAHIQSLASADLLSGNGGSGILNDPPLQQMKYEISGMPIGDIIEMVAALLTKITTTNDLQHDAMQRNVAHQQQANQSGDTSGGSISSLNHSVLAFHGKNVPAITILSYLSRIHKYCPTTYEVFLSLLVYFDRMTERVNDMVTKNEEIRRQSQAQQTNTKIPQDTPMRGEGMNDTDESDSDLADDDDEEMADSARQSRASNNKGAATPTEHPAIAAATYFVVDSFNIHRLIISGVTCASKFFSDVFYTNSRYAKVGGLPLVELNHLELQFLLLNDFRLAVPVEDLEAYATMLVEFYAREVVAKQAGAGSTE; the protein is encoded by the exons ATGATTGCCAACCCCTCccttcaacaccaccactCACAcgattcttcttcatcctatCGATCTGGTAGCCGATCACGACACTCCACCACTCCTCGAGCCCAGCGGACAGCAGAGCTTGTCGACTTTAATAGCAACCATAGTTCTACCACGTGGTCACCTGCGACAGCAACAGTATCTGTATCGACCTTGGAGTCTACATCTACTCCAGCGTCAGCGGGTCACGAAACCACCCACGTGTCGGCCACCGGCGGAGCCTCACGCTTCCCTTCCCCGCCTCCGTCCTCATCGCCTGCTGCTGCTACCGGCCCTGCTTATGCCGATGATGCAAAGAGCTCGTCTATGGCATCTGACGCGAGGGACTCTGGTCCCCTAGGTCACGCTACGCGGTCCGGCTCAGTTTCACATACTCCTGCTGCCCAGCAACCATCTCCCGCATCCGACGATTTCCAAATATCCAACCCAGCTTATCCTCTCTCTGGCGCACCCTCGCAACCGCCAGAGCAGACAGTTATACATATACGTGACTTAGCACATATTCAGAGTCTGGCAAGCGCCGACCTGCTATCTGGCAATGGCGGATCCGGCATTCTAAACGACCCCCCTCTTCAGCAAATGAAGTATGAAATCAGTGGCATGCCCATAGGGGACATTATCGAGATGGTGGCTGCGCTATTAACAAAGATCACTACCACAAACGATCTACAGCACGATGCGATGCAGCGCAATGTTGCTCACCAGCAGCAGGCCAACCAATCCGGCGACACGAGCGGTGGCTCGATCTCGTCCTTGAACCATTCTGTTCTCGCCTTCCATGGCAAGAATGTTCCTGCCATTACTATCCTCAGCTACCTGTCGAGAATACACAAGTACTGCCCCACCACTTACGAAGTATTCCTTAGCCTTCTGGTATATTTTGATCGCATGACAGAGCGAGTCAACGACATGGTTACAAAAAATGAAGAGATTCGAAGGCAGTCGCAGGCGCAGCAAACGAACACAAAGATACCTCAAGACACTCCGATGCGTGGCGAGGGTATGAATGACACAGATGAGAGCGATTCAGACCTTgcggatgacgatgatgaggagatgGCCGATTCAGCTCGACAAAGCCGTGCAAGCAACAACAAGGGGGCTGCCACTCCTACCGAACACCCTGCCATTGCTGCTGCAACATACTTTGTTGTTGATAgcttcaacatccatcgTCTCATCATCTCTGGCGTGACGTGTGCAAGCAAGTTCTTCTCGGATGTTTTTTACACCAACTCGAGATATGCCAAG GTTGGTGGACTGCCACTGGTTGAATTAAATCACCTTGAACTCCAATTTCTTCTCCTCAACGACTTTCGTCTCGCAGTTCCAGTGGAAGATCTGGAAGCGTACGCAACCATGTTGGTCGAATTTTATGCCCGGGAAGTGGTAGCTAAGCAAGCAGGTGCTGGGAGTACCGAGTGA